A window of the Coleofasciculus sp. FACHB-T130 genome harbors these coding sequences:
- a CDS encoding cupin domain-containing protein has product MTNTLIPHPSLAIQLSEKIEYPQQGVLSKVLLKDSCCQYTLLCLAAGTNISEHSSPRNATVHVIEGRGLLTLQRQEIALEPGGFIFMPANAPHALKAEENLAFLLTLSENPQQK; this is encoded by the coding sequence ATGACTAATACACTGATACCTCATCCATCTTTAGCGATTCAATTGTCAGAAAAGATTGAGTATCCCCAGCAGGGAGTCCTCAGCAAAGTTTTGCTTAAAGATTCCTGCTGTCAATACACGCTGTTGTGTCTAGCCGCAGGTACAAATATTTCTGAACACTCCTCGCCTCGAAATGCAACCGTCCACGTCATTGAAGGGCGAGGGCTATTAACTTTGCAAAGGCAAGAAATAGCACTTGAACCGGGCGGTTTTATCTTCATGCCTGCCAATGCTCCCCACGCTTTGAAAGCCGAAGAAAATCTAGCTTTTCTGCTGACGCTTTCGGAAAATCCCCAACAAAAATAA
- a CDS encoding class I SAM-dependent methyltransferase produces MTNATLDFQTATGHQVLAAAGKKMLRPGGRIATEQLFEWADFQAGETVLELASSFGYSAIALAQRYGVRVVGVEKNPESVARARSNIEAAGLTGQVEIIEGDVFHLDAISEQFDYVLAEAILTMQSVPGKAKILAGVRDRLKPGGKFLCHELLARNQEAEIHQALAQVIRVNSTPLSQANWLAACEAAGLQVQQHQTGSMGLLNLHRVLQDEGVMDTLRILWNVLTRPALRKRVLAMRRVFQQYQQDLGYIVLRAKRA; encoded by the coding sequence ACCAACGCTACCCTCGACTTCCAAACCGCCACCGGACATCAAGTTCTAGCCGCAGCCGGCAAGAAAATGTTGCGACCCGGCGGACGAATTGCGACAGAGCAATTGTTTGAGTGGGCAGACTTCCAAGCAGGTGAGACAGTTCTGGAATTAGCTTCTAGTTTTGGCTACAGCGCGATCGCTCTAGCTCAACGCTACGGCGTGCGGGTGGTCGGCGTAGAGAAAAACCCCGAAAGTGTAGCCCGTGCCCGTTCCAACATCGAGGCGGCGGGGTTAACAGGTCAGGTGGAAATCATTGAGGGCGATGTCTTCCACCTGGATGCTATCTCCGAACAGTTTGATTATGTTTTGGCAGAAGCGATTCTAACCATGCAATCTGTACCAGGGAAAGCCAAGATTTTGGCTGGGGTGCGCGATCGCTTGAAGCCAGGAGGCAAATTTCTTTGCCACGAATTACTCGCCCGTAACCAGGAAGCAGAGATTCATCAAGCTTTAGCACAGGTAATTCGGGTCAATTCTACCCCGTTATCCCAGGCAAATTGGCTGGCTGCTTGTGAAGCTGCCGGACTGCAAGTACAACAGCATCAAACCGGGTCAATGGGTTTGTTGAATCTGCATCGGGTACTTCAAGACGAAGGCGTTATGGATACCCTCCGGATTCTGTGGAATGTTCTGACGCGCCCAGCGCTGCGGAAACGAGTTTTGGCAATGCGCCGTGTCTTCCAGCAATATCAACAGGATTTGGGTTACATCGTCCTACGTGCAAAACGCGCCTAA